From a region of the Bradyrhizobium sp. KBS0727 genome:
- a CDS encoding 2-hydroxyacid dehydrogenase has product MPDKVLIYSRFPKAQMVRFGERFELLDTAGKRPNDVFSAEQLSGIRAVLTAGGTPFGADAMDLMPKLGAIVCYGTGYDGVDLSAAAKRGIAVGHSPGANAASVADIAVTLMLATTRRLLVADSYVRDGSWAGAKPSPMMRPQAGMLGRKVGVYGMGEIGRKIAARVAAFETEVGYFSRSRHDVPYQYFPSLEALAEWCSVLMIAVRAGSDTNHAVDAGILKKLGKDGFVVNISRGSVIDEPALIAALTDQAIAGAGLDVYAREPHAPDALTALPNVVLSPHIGGHTLESHVAMQNCVIANLEAYFAGKALPYEVRGA; this is encoded by the coding sequence ATGCCCGACAAGGTGCTGATCTATTCGCGTTTCCCCAAAGCCCAGATGGTGCGGTTCGGCGAACGCTTCGAACTTCTGGATACCGCGGGCAAGCGGCCGAATGACGTGTTCTCCGCCGAGCAACTGTCCGGCATTCGCGCGGTCCTCACCGCGGGCGGAACGCCGTTCGGCGCTGACGCGATGGACCTGATGCCGAAACTCGGGGCCATCGTCTGCTACGGCACCGGCTATGACGGCGTCGATCTGTCGGCGGCGGCAAAACGCGGGATTGCGGTGGGCCACAGCCCGGGGGCGAACGCGGCGTCGGTCGCCGACATCGCCGTCACTCTGATGCTGGCGACCACGCGGCGTTTGCTGGTTGCCGACAGTTATGTCCGTGACGGGAGCTGGGCCGGCGCCAAGCCTTCGCCGATGATGCGGCCGCAGGCCGGCATGCTCGGCCGCAAGGTCGGCGTCTACGGCATGGGGGAGATCGGCCGCAAGATCGCCGCGCGGGTCGCCGCCTTCGAGACCGAAGTGGGCTATTTCAGCCGCAGCCGGCACGACGTGCCGTACCAGTATTTTCCGAGCCTGGAGGCGCTGGCCGAATGGTGCAGCGTGCTGATGATCGCGGTTCGCGCCGGCTCCGACACCAACCACGCCGTCGATGCCGGGATCCTGAAGAAGCTCGGCAAGGATGGTTTCGTCGTCAATATCTCGCGCGGCTCGGTCATCGATGAGCCGGCGCTGATTGCGGCGTTGACCGACCAGGCCATCGCCGGCGCCGGCCTTGATGTCTACGCCAGGGAACCGCATGCGCCGGACGCGCTGACCGCGCTGCCGAATGTGGTGCTGAGCCCGCATATCGGCGGCCACACGCTGGAATCGCACGTGGCGATGCAGAACTGCGTGATCGCAAACCTCGAGGCGTATTTCGCCGGCAAGGCGCTTCCATATGAGGTGAGGGGCGCCTGA
- the rpoB gene encoding DNA-directed RNA polymerase subunit beta: MAQQTFTGRKRIRKFFGHIKEVAEMPNLIEVQKASYDQFLMVDEPPGGRLDEGLQAVFRSVFPISDFSGTSMLEFVRYEFEPPKYDVDECRQRGMTYAAPLKVTLRLIVFDIDEETGAKSVKDIKEQDVYMGDIPLMTMNGTFVVNGTERVIVSQMHRSPGVFFDHDKGKTHSSGKLLFAARVIPYRGSWLDIEFDAKDIVFARIDRRRKIPVTSLMYALGLDGETILSTFYKKINYKRGKDGWRVPFDANRFRGYSTVNDLIDADTGKVVLEAGKKLTVRGARQMQEKGLKALRMTDEELVGNYLAEDLVNPKTGEIYAEAGEELTEKSLKALNEQGYKELPLLDIDHVNVGAYIRNTLHADKNMTREDALFDIYRVMRPGEPPTIDSAQTMFQSLFFDSERYDLSAVGRVKMNMRLELDAPDTHRTLRKEDILAVIKTLVDLRDGKGEIDDIDHLGNRRVRSVGELMENQYRIGLLRMERAIKERMSSVDIDTVMPQDLINAKPAAAAVREFFGSSQLSQFMDQTNPLSEITHKRRLSALGPGGLTRERAGFEVRDVHPTHYGRICPIETPEGPNIGLINSLATFARVNKYGFVETPYRKVKDGRVTDEVVYLSAMEEGRYRVAQANVPLDAKGRFTEDLIVCRHAGEVLPITPDKVDYMDVSPKQLVSVAAALIPFLENDDANRALMGSNMQRQAVPLVRAEAPFVGTGMEGVVARDSGAAIAARRSGVIDQIDATRVVIRATEDLDPTKSGVDIYRLMKYQRSNQSTCINQRPLVKVGDVVKKGDIIADGPSTDLGELALGRNVLVAFMPWNGYNFEDSILLSERIVKDDVFTSIHIEEFEVMARDTKLGPEEITRDIPNVSEEALKNLDEAGIVYIGAEVRAGDILVGKITPKGESPMTPEEKLLRAIFGEKASDVRDTSLRVPPGVQGTIVEVRVFNRHGVDKDERALAIEREEIERLAKDRDDEQAILDRNVYGRLAELLENRQGIAGPKGFKKDTKITRAVLDEHPRSQWWMFASPNDKLMSEIEAMRKQYDESKKGLEQRFLDKVEKLQRGDELPPGVMKMVKVFVAVKRKIQPGDKMAGRHGNKGVVSKIVPIEDMPFLEDGTHADIVLNPLGVPSRMNVGQILETHLGWACAGMGKKIGQTIDAYYQRQDLKPLRETLKKIYGDDETIKTMNDSELMELGRNLSHGVPIATPVFDGAKEADIEEMLKLAGFDASGQSTVFDGRTGDTFDRKVTVGYIYMLKLHHLVDDKIHARSIGPYSLVTQQPLGGKAQFGGQRFGEMEVWALEAYGAAYTLQEMLTVKSDDVAGRTKVYEAIVRGDDTFEAGIPESFNVLVKEMRSLGLNVDLHNSKVGPTPTSEAAE; this comes from the coding sequence ATGGCGCAGCAGACATTCACCGGTCGCAAACGCATTCGCAAGTTCTTCGGACACATCAAGGAAGTCGCCGAGATGCCGAACCTCATCGAGGTTCAGAAGGCGTCCTACGATCAGTTCCTGATGGTTGACGAACCCCCCGGCGGGCGGCTGGACGAGGGCCTGCAGGCGGTGTTCCGCTCGGTGTTCCCGATTTCGGATTTCTCCGGCACCTCGATGCTGGAATTCGTCCGCTACGAATTCGAGCCGCCGAAGTATGACGTCGACGAGTGCCGCCAGCGCGGCATGACCTATGCTGCGCCGCTGAAGGTGACGCTGCGCCTGATCGTGTTCGATATCGACGAGGAAACCGGCGCCAAGTCGGTCAAGGACATCAAGGAGCAGGACGTCTACATGGGCGATATCCCGCTCATGACCATGAACGGCACCTTCGTCGTCAACGGCACCGAGCGCGTCATCGTCTCGCAGATGCACCGTTCGCCCGGCGTGTTCTTCGACCACGACAAGGGCAAGACCCATTCGTCCGGCAAGCTGCTATTTGCCGCGCGCGTGATTCCGTATCGCGGTTCCTGGCTCGACATCGAGTTCGACGCCAAGGACATCGTGTTTGCGCGCATCGATCGCCGCCGCAAGATTCCCGTGACCTCGCTGATGTACGCGCTCGGTCTCGACGGCGAGACGATCCTGTCCACCTTCTACAAGAAGATCAACTACAAGCGCGGCAAGGATGGCTGGCGCGTGCCGTTCGACGCCAACCGTTTCCGCGGCTATTCGACCGTCAACGACCTGATCGACGCCGATACCGGCAAGGTCGTGCTCGAGGCCGGCAAGAAGCTCACCGTGCGCGGTGCGCGTCAGATGCAGGAAAAGGGCCTCAAGGCGCTGCGCATGACCGACGAAGAGTTGGTCGGCAACTACCTGGCCGAGGACCTCGTCAATCCGAAGACCGGTGAAATCTACGCCGAAGCCGGCGAAGAACTCACCGAGAAGTCGCTGAAGGCGCTCAACGAGCAGGGCTACAAGGAATTGCCGCTGCTCGACATCGACCACGTCAATGTCGGCGCCTACATCCGCAACACGCTGCATGCCGACAAGAACATGACGCGTGAAGACGCGCTGTTCGACATCTACCGCGTGATGCGTCCCGGCGAGCCGCCGACCATCGACTCGGCCCAGACCATGTTCCAGTCGCTGTTCTTCGACAGCGAGCGCTACGACCTGTCCGCGGTCGGCCGCGTCAAGATGAACATGCGCCTCGAACTCGACGCGCCCGACACCCATCGCACGCTGCGCAAGGAAGACATCCTGGCCGTCATCAAGACGCTGGTTGACCTGCGCGACGGCAAGGGCGAGATCGACGACATCGACCATCTCGGCAACCGCCGTGTGCGTTCGGTCGGCGAACTGATGGAAAACCAGTACCGCATCGGCCTCTTGCGCATGGAGCGCGCGATCAAGGAGCGCATGTCCAGTGTCGATATCGACACCGTGATGCCGCAGGACCTGATCAACGCCAAGCCGGCGGCCGCCGCGGTGCGCGAATTCTTCGGCTCGTCGCAGCTGTCGCAGTTCATGGACCAGACCAACCCGCTGTCGGAGATCACCCACAAGCGCCGTCTCTCGGCGCTTGGACCGGGCGGTCTGACCCGCGAGCGCGCCGGCTTCGAGGTGCGCGACGTGCATCCGACGCATTACGGCCGTATCTGCCCGATCGAGACGCCGGAAGGCCCGAACATCGGCCTGATCAACTCGCTGGCGACGTTCGCGCGTGTCAACAAGTACGGCTTCGTCGAAACGCCCTACCGCAAGGTCAAGGACGGCCGCGTTACCGACGAGGTCGTGTACCTCTCGGCGATGGAAGAGGGCCGGTATCGCGTGGCGCAGGCCAACGTGCCGCTCGATGCCAAGGGCCGTTTCACCGAAGACCTGATCGTCTGCCGTCACGCCGGCGAAGTGCTGCCGATCACGCCGGACAAGGTCGACTACATGGACGTGTCGCCGAAGCAGCTGGTTTCGGTCGCCGCAGCCCTGATCCCGTTCCTCGAGAACGACGACGCCAACCGCGCGCTGATGGGCTCGAACATGCAGCGCCAGGCGGTGCCGCTGGTTCGCGCCGAGGCGCCGTTCGTCGGCACCGGCATGGAAGGCGTAGTTGCCCGTGACTCGGGTGCCGCGATCGCGGCGCGCCGTTCCGGCGTGATCGACCAGATCGACGCCACCCGCGTCGTCATCCGCGCCACCGAGGATCTCGATCCCACCAAGTCGGGCGTCGATATCTACCGACTGATGAAGTACCAGCGTTCCAACCAGTCGACCTGCATCAACCAGCGTCCGCTGGTGAAGGTCGGCGACGTCGTCAAGAAGGGCGACATCATCGCCGACGGCCCCTCGACCGATCTCGGCGAACTCGCGCTCGGCCGCAACGTGCTGGTCGCGTTCATGCCGTGGAATGGCTACAACTTCGAAGACTCGATCCTGCTCTCGGAGCGGATCGTGAAGGACGACGTCTTCACCTCGATCCACATCGAGGAGTTCGAGGTGATGGCCCGCGATACCAAGCTCGGGCCCGAGGAAATCACCCGCGACATTCCGAACGTTTCGGAAGAAGCGCTGAAGAACCTCGACGAAGCCGGCATCGTCTACATCGGCGCGGAAGTCCGCGCCGGCGACATCCTGGTCGGCAAGATCACGCCAAAGGGCGAAAGCCCGATGACGCCGGAAGAAAAACTCTTGCGCGCCATCTTCGGCGAAAAGGCTTCCGACGTCCGCGATACCTCGCTCCGCGTGCCCCCGGGCGTGCAGGGCACGATCGTCGAAGTGCGCGTGTTCAACCGGCACGGCGTCGACAAGGACGAGCGTGCGCTGGCGATCGAGCGGGAAGAGATCGAGCGTCTGGCCAAGGACCGCGACGACGAACAGGCGATCCTCGACCGCAACGTCTACGGCCGTCTCGCGGAGCTGCTGGAAAATCGCCAGGGCATCGCGGGTCCCAAGGGCTTCAAGAAGGACACCAAGATCACGCGCGCCGTGCTCGACGAGCATCCGCGGTCGCAGTGGTGGATGTTTGCATCCCCCAACGACAAGCTGATGTCCGAAATCGAGGCGATGCGGAAGCAGTACGACGAATCGAAGAAGGGCCTTGAACAGCGCTTCCTCGACAAGGTCGAAAAGCTGCAGCGTGGCGACGAACTGCCGCCCGGCGTGATGAAGATGGTCAAGGTCTTCGTCGCGGTGAAGCGCAAGATCCAGCCCGGCGACAAGATGGCCGGCCGTCACGGCAACAAGGGCGTGGTGTCCAAGATCGTTCCGATCGAGGACATGCCGTTCCTCGAGGACGGCACCCATGCCGACATCGTGCTCAATCCGCTCGGCGTGCCCTCGCGCATGAACGTCGGCCAGATTCTGGAGACGCATCTTGGCTGGGCCTGCGCAGGCATGGGCAAGAAGATCGGCCAGACCATCGACGCCTACTATCAGAGGCAGGATCTCAAGCCGTTGCGCGAGACCCTGAAGAAGATCTACGGCGACGACGAAACCATCAAGACGATGAACGACAGCGAGTTGATGGAGCTGGGCCGCAACCTGAGCCACGGCGTGCCGATCGCGACGCCGGTGTTCGACGGCGCCAAGGAAGCCGACATCGAGGAGATGCTGAAGCTCGCGGGCTTCGACGCCTCCGGCCAGTCGACCGTCTTTGACGGCCGCACCGGCGACACCTTCGACCGCAAGGTGACGGTGGGCTACATCTACATGCTGAAGCTGCACCATCTGGTCGACGACAAGATCCATGCGCGTTCGATCGGTCCGTACTCGCTCGTTACCCAGCAGCCGCTGGGCGGCAAGGCGCAGTTCGGCGGACAGCGTTTCGGCGAAATGGAGGTGTGGGCGCTGGAAGCTTACGGCGCGGCCTACACGCTGCAGGAAATGCTGACCGTGAAGTCGGACGACGTCGCCGGCCGTACCAAGGTGTACGAGGCGATCGTTCGCGGCGACGACACGTTCGAAGCGGGTATCCCCGAATCGTTCAACGTGCTGGTCAAGGAAATGCGCTCGCTCGGCCTCAACGTCGACCTGCACAATTCCAAGGTCGGCCCGACCCCGACGTCAGAGGCTGCCGAGTAA
- the rplJ gene encoding 50S ribosomal protein L10, whose protein sequence is MERAAKKDAVEALNGVFKATSVAVVAHYSGLTVVQMQKLRMQMKQAGASVKVSKNRLAKIALEGTDVVAIGSLLKGPTVIATSDDPVAAPKVAVEFAKTNEQFVILGGSMGKTVLDVNGVKALASLPSLDELRAKIVGLLVAPATKIAQLTTAPAAKLARVVQAYASKSEAA, encoded by the coding sequence GTGGAAAGAGCGGCAAAAAAGGACGCGGTTGAGGCGCTGAACGGGGTCTTCAAGGCCACGAGCGTCGCAGTCGTCGCCCACTATTCCGGCCTCACCGTGGTCCAAATGCAGAAGCTGCGCATGCAGATGAAGCAGGCGGGCGCGTCGGTTAAGGTCTCGAAGAACCGTCTCGCCAAAATTGCTCTTGAAGGCACGGATGTCGTTGCCATCGGTTCCCTGCTGAAGGGACCGACCGTGATCGCCACTTCTGACGATCCGGTAGCGGCGCCGAAGGTTGCCGTCGAATTCGCCAAGACGAACGAACAGTTCGTCATTCTCGGCGGCTCGATGGGTAAAACCGTCCTGGATGTGAACGGTGTGAAGGCGCTCGCCTCGCTGCCGTCACTCGATGAACTGCGCGCAAAGATTGTCGGCCTCCTGGTGGCGCCGGCGACCAAGATCGCTCAGCTCACGACAGCGCCCGCGGCCAAGCTCGCGCGCGTCGTTCAGGCCTATGCCTCAAAGAGCGAAGCGGCCTGA
- the rplA gene encoding 50S ribosomal protein L1, translating to MAIGKRLSKAREGVDREHLYPLAEAIKMVKERAKSKFDETIEIAINLGVDPRHADQMVRGVVNLPNGTGRTLRVGVFARGAKADEARAAGADVVGAEDLVEKVQGGAIDFDRCIATPDMMPLVGRLGKVLGPRGMMPNPKIGTVTMDVATAVKGAKGGSVEFRVEKAGIVQAGIGKASFSEEKLVQNVKALADAVSKAKPAGSKGTYIQRVAVSSTMGPGVKVEPGTILG from the coding sequence ATGGCAATCGGAAAACGTTTGAGCAAGGCCCGCGAGGGCGTCGACCGCGAGCACCTCTATCCGCTCGCGGAGGCCATCAAGATGGTCAAGGAACGCGCCAAGTCGAAGTTCGACGAGACGATCGAGATCGCGATCAATCTCGGCGTCGACCCGCGTCACGCCGACCAGATGGTTCGTGGCGTCGTCAATCTGCCGAACGGCACCGGCCGCACGCTGCGCGTCGGCGTGTTCGCCCGTGGCGCCAAGGCCGACGAAGCCAGGGCTGCAGGCGCTGACGTCGTCGGCGCCGAAGACCTGGTCGAGAAGGTGCAGGGCGGTGCGATCGACTTCGATCGTTGTATCGCAACCCCCGACATGATGCCGCTGGTCGGCCGCCTCGGTAAGGTGCTCGGCCCGCGCGGCATGATGCCGAACCCGAAGATCGGCACCGTGACGATGGACGTCGCCACCGCCGTGAAGGGCGCCAAGGGCGGTTCGGTCGAGTTCCGCGTCGAGAAGGCTGGCATCGTGCAGGCCGGTATCGGCAAGGCCTCGTTCTCGGAAGAGAAGCTGGTCCAGAACGTCAAGGCGCTCGCGGATGCGGTCTCCAAGGCGAAGCCGGCCGGTTCCAAGGGCACCTACATCCAGCGCGTGGCGGTCTCCTCCACCATGGGCCCGGGCGTCAAGGTCGAGCCGGGTACGATCCTCGGCTAA
- the rplL gene encoding 50S ribosomal protein L7/L12, whose protein sequence is MADLQKIVDDLSSLTVLEAAELAKLLEEKWGVSAAAAVAVAGPAAAAAAPAEEKTEFTVMLAAAGDKKIEVIKEVRAITGLGLKEAKDLVEGAPKAVKEGVNKDEAEKLKAQLEKAGAKVELK, encoded by the coding sequence ATGGCTGACTTACAGAAAATCGTCGACGACCTCTCGAGCCTCACCGTGCTCGAAGCTGCCGAGCTCGCAAAGCTCCTCGAAGAAAAGTGGGGCGTGTCCGCCGCCGCCGCCGTTGCGGTAGCCGGTCCGGCTGCTGCTGCCGCTGCTCCCGCTGAAGAAAAGACCGAGTTCACGGTCATGCTGGCTGCGGCCGGCGACAAGAAGATCGAAGTCATCAAGGAAGTCCGCGCCATCACCGGCCTGGGCCTCAAGGAAGCCAAGGACCTCGTCGAAGGCGCGCCCAAGGCTGTCAAGGAAGGCGTGAACAAGGACGAAGCCGAGAAGCTCAAGGCCCAGCTCGAAAAGGCTGGCGCCAAGGTGGAACTGAAGTAA